The segment CTCTGCCTAGTTTTCAGAAATAAACCATTAAAATCTAAGAATGTAGGAGATAATGTTccccaaaggaaaaatatactatGAGTAAAAAGACTTTATTATGATGCCACCTAGTCTGAGACAGCACTGGACATGCCTCTTTCCCTTGTATTGAGACATAGGGAGATCAAGAAATAGAGACGAAGAGGAAGTGGCAAATGTTGGAGGTTAAAAGTAGTTATTgggaatttattattttactgttacttttaaataagtgattttattttcatttgaatggCTAAGAAAATTTGCTTCATAGTATTTAACAAAGATGACTTTTAAGAGTTAATATTCTTATGTTTGTTTCCCTAGTATTTGACATTGTGCAGCAAAGAAATGGTTATGGAGAAGCCCAGTCCGCTGCTTGTAGGGCGGGAGTTTGTGAGGCAATATTATACTTTGCTGAATAAAGCTCCAGAATATTTACACAGGtaaattttaattggattatttactatttttatttacttttattttctgaatatgaCTACATAtaaattttgtgtttcctgtcttctCGCGTCCTGACAAGTATCTTTACAAAGCTCATCCAATAGTTCAACAATCTGATGGCATAAAACCCATCTTTTTCAAGTTTCCTCCTTGAATGAAATCCACAGTAAAAAAAACACTCCTTATCAGATCCCATTATATAACACATTCACAtctgtacacacacataaacaattACATGGTCtggtattttatgtttctttttttttttttaaaccacagacTTGACCAACTAATGGGTTCTAGTCTTGATTGAAATCACAGGTTAAGTTGTTTCATTTGGTTTTTGTGtggtttttaaaagttctctgtAGCAGCGTTAGGAAACGAATCAGTTAATTGATTTCATTTGTGAAAATTCCTTCAGATTGATTCACAAGAAAATATTCCTTTGTGAGACGGCAAGAGTAGCCTTGTTTACTATTTTGGCAAGACATGTATATGAGCTTATTTTTTTTCCGGAGACTGAAATGAAATTGATTTATATTATGGgtagtatttataatttttgttctaCCTGGTGTATTTTTTAGTAGGTCGAAGATAAGTGAGGCCTTTGTAAGGATTAGGCTTTGCCGGTGTTTGTTGTAGAACACACTAGCCAGATGAGTTAGGATAAGTGTGTCCTTGCCACTTCGCATGGGAAAGACTGTTAAAGGACTTTTCTCTTTTAGATACAGGTTCTCTTTATAAATGTGCTGGGCATTCTAAAGTTCTGTTTTGCATTGTGCCCTGCTGTTGTTAAACATGTGTGTAATAGTCCCTATATTATTCCAGGAGACATTTTAAGATAACTAACactgcccccccaaaaaagaatcaGTACCTGtacatttttctgattataaaaataaaaacattcctgTTGATAGTATATGTAAGTTAGGGAGAATGGAATTATTAAGGCTTTTCATTATCTGAAATTTTGTCTCACAGTGTAGGTATtagcatttttaactttttctttttataacaaGGAAAGACAAGACTCTCTACCATAATTTCAGGTAACAGCACAGACTTCTGTTTTATACTTAGCTTGTATAGCAGATTTCCTTattcataaaaaaattaagtttgttttaaatttttcagttacTAACACTGTAGTGCATATCCCTTACACGTGCATTTTTGGGCATCTTTCTAGTTGTTTTCTTAGGATAACTTCCTAGAAAATAGAATTGTTAAATCAAAGGTATGATTTTCTCTAAAACTTTTTCTATGCACACTTAACAGCCAAATTGTCCAAATGAAAACTGTATACATGCTTGCCAGTAGTACATGAGAGAGAACagtgtaaacattaaaaaaaatatatgggtAGTGGTTAAAAGCATGGGTCTGGAGCCAGCTGCTCTGACTTGATAGGTGTGTAACATTTAAGTTAATTTAACCTCTTCTGAACTTCAGTTTGTTCATTTAGATAACAGCACTTATGTTAGTCCTGAGGTTGTTAGGAGACTAGAATGAATCACTACATGTGTAGTGCACTGAGAAAGTTGTCATAGAGGAAGTCTTCCATGTTTTATTGCAATAGGAGCTGAGTTCTCcttatgaaaaaattaattttgcataTTTGATAACCTTAATTTAGGAAGATCTCCTAGTTGCTTTATGTAGTACCATAGAAACACTAATTTATCATGTACTTAAGAGCagtataaaaatattgagaaattagatgctaaaataatatatatattttttaaacttgatcTCTGAATTATTTCAATTAAGTCTAAACTTTTAACCTTAGCCTTTGGAATTAGTAGTCATTTGGAACTCTTAGTAGAATGAGTGTTAAATAGTATCTGATTCCAAACAGATCTAAATAACTGAGTTTTTACATTTGACAAAAATGGGTAAATAAACAGCAGCATCggtatttagaatatattttgaatgtcTCATTTTCCCACTTAACAGCATATAGACACAGTAAGATGAAAATAGCTAAAGACAGTATAACTAATAGCCAGGCACACTAAAAATTCTATGTCAttgctcatttaatccttacagtaaCTCTGTGGAGAAGTTAACTCTTGTTCCATGTTACCAAGGAAAGTGAACTTGAAGAGTGTAAGtctcaaggttacacagctaatCAGTGACAGAGCCAGACCTGGAAACTAACTCTGCTTAATACCAGGACTCTACTCCATCTTAGACTTCTTTCTGTTCATAACTGAATGTTAATCATTATCAATGCTTTTATAGGTTTTATGGCAGGAATTCTTCATATGTTCATGGTGGAGTAGATGCTAGTGGAAAGCCCCAGGAGGCTGTCTATGGCCAAAATGTAAGTGTAAATTTCATATacatttaagattattttaactGATTTAAACTTACTTGAACTTAGTTTAAGTTAAGATTATTTTAAGTTAAGTTAGAGATTTGGAAAATAACCTTCTTGTGCCCATGGATTTCTTCTTGAGTGTGATCAGTTAGCTATGCTAAAATTTATGTTACAATACTTGTCAAATGTGCTTTGAGTTCTTATAAACATTGATTTTTGTAGGAAGCACAGTGTTAACATTGGCATggatacaaaagagaaaatgggaCATTTTTATATCACTGGTGTATTTTATACCTGAAACAGTTGAgacaatgtattaatatttatagaaatgtGGGCTAAACCTTATGTTATAGGAATGAATAGAAGTATATTCCTTATGACTTTGTAGAGAATGTGGGATTTCAGCTAGTCTCTGAATTATAGGATTGACTTTACCAAACAAGAGGAAAttgaaagaagaaatgcagacaAGCAGTAAAGTAAAACCACGTGTGAGGTCATGCAGTAGTCAACATGGTTTATGGAACATGGGTCTGTCAGTAATGCATAGCATGGTGGAATGGATTCAAATGAGGCAGAGAGATTAAGTATTTAGTATTCTAGAGTTGTGAGGAAATTGGTGGAAGTCTGTAGTATTGAATAGGTAACTTAGTGTTAAAAAGGTAATGCAATATCATGAGTTTGTATTTCCTCTCCACCCCCTAATAAAGGATATACACCACAAAGTATTATCTCTGAACTTCAGCGAATGTCATACTAAAATTCGTCATGTGGATGCTCATGCAACCTTGAGTGATGGAGTAGTGGTCCAGGTCATGGGTTTGCTGTCTAACAGTGGACAACCAGAGAGGAAGTTTATGCAGACCTTTGTTCTGGCTCCTGaagtaagttttcatttcaattaactTTCATTTATGcgacttcatttttctgttaaCTGGTTGCTTGAAGTGGCTGGTCTCCTCTCACAGGCACAGGTGTGCATGTCACTGTTGTTGAGGAACCTGTTGGACACgttcatttatttgaattttctgtgCTTTGACTGTTAATGAGATCCTGATACAAATGTGCAAATAGATGATTAAGATtacagaaataatattaaaagtgtGTTATTTAATAGTTTGAAAGTAGTCATTTCTTGagtttaaatattctttgattttctttatattaacATTATAGCATGTTCagctttggaaagttatattCAGTCTACATTATttctgtattaaaataaaaactttattctCTCTATGTCATACCACATTTATGGGTATTTATGgagtatttggattttttttttttaatagggatCTGTTCCAAATAAGTTTTATGTTCACAATGATATGTTTCGTTATGAAGATGAAGTATTTGGTGATTCTGAACCAgaacttgatgaaggtgagataTCTTGAGATTTCAAGATACAAGGGTTTTGTTGGTGTCAGTACTCTTTAATGACATGGAAAATGTGAAACTTACAGAAATTTGACTTTGTAACTGAGTCCAagccccttttctcctttttgttctttttttttgtttaaaaaacagatattctttatatgaaattttataaaaatcatacacagaagtgaaaaaaaatccctcaatCTCATTCTATATAGATAACCAAGAATTTGGTGCCtactacagaattttgttgtattCTGTACTGACTGACACTTTCCTAAAAGTGGAAGTAGCTGACTCAAAGCTAGGCCTTTTTTTCATCTAATGTGTCTTTGTTGGCTGTTGATATTTTTTTGTCTATACCAGAATTATTTAATCTTATGTTGATATACATCAGCTTGTTTCTGATTCTCTGTCATTATTGCTTCATTGAATTAATATGAAAGGAAACTGAGTTATGACTTTAATAGCATTTTTTCCTACCCTTTCCTCTTCTTACTaatagatcttttaaaaaaatagcgtAATTCCAAACTTCATCTTGCTTGCTCTTTTTTAAGGGAACAAGGAATATTAAGTGCCTATGTACTTTCAAGAAATAAcgctatttttaaactatttatgatttctttgaacattaaaaatacatatatgaagcTGTGTATTAAGCCTCTTAAAAAGAGATGTGGTGTATTATGTGTTGTCAGAATCAGAAGATGAAGTAGAGGAAGAACAAGAGGAAAGACAACCATCTCCAGAACCTGTGCAGGAGAATGCTAACAGTGCTTACTATGAAGCTCACCCTGTGACGTAAGAATAGTGCTTGCAAGGCAAAATTTGGCCTAAACTATTCATATCATGTAGTTGCAAGTGGTTTTTGTTCCTAGAATTGTTGCTGAAAGTAAATTCTTGATAAAGCTATGTAGCCAGTGCCTGAGTATTTACCATGTATATGCAAGAAATTTGGAAAGCATTCTTACGTTTAATTCAAAAATTGAAAATGGTTTGGCCTAAAACTCATCACTTACCGATAATGTATACTGTTTGAGACGACACAgactaagcattttattttttaactaatgGATTTTCCTTATAGTTAGTGCTAAAGTAAACATGTTTAGTAATCCAGTTTTTACATTTAGGTTAGAGAAAGACTGCTGAGAGTATTGTTCCTTCTGCCTTCTGGTTCTTAGTGAACTTTACTTCAAAACGGTGTATGTTATTCGTTCTGCCCATTAATTAGAGAAATGCTGAATTTTCTCCGATTTGAGTTGATCATTTCACTCCTACTGAAAAGTGAACgaaatattttattgtagtaATGGCATAGAGGAGCCTTTAGAAGAATCCTCACATGAACCTGAACCTGAGCCAGAATCTGAAACAAAGACTGAAGAGCTGAAACCGCCAGTGGAGGAGAAGAACTTGGAAGAGTTAGAGGAGAAGTCTGCTTCTCCTCCGCCTGCTGAACCTGTTTCTCTGCCACAGGAACCACCAAAGGTTAGATCCAAGGAGCTCTTCAGGCCCGTAACGTCACGCTTTCATACGGTGCCATTCATGAAGCATGACCTTTGTTCTGCTATGTTAATTGTTGAATAGTAAACTATGCTTTTTTTATGTGTACGAAAGaagctgtggggtttttttggtaaTTCTGAGGATATCGTATTTCACCCCCTAAAAAACACCCctcagaataaaaattttaagatttgatTCTTATTTGTGTGCAGTGTTTAGTACCATACATGAAATTATTCAAGTCCATATAATAAAGCCAAGAGTTGCTCTTCCATTCTGTATTAAGTCCTCTACACACAGATGCAAACAGGAGTCATGCAGTTTCCCAGCTTAAAACAAATTGGCCTATTGTTAAAACAAGTGATATGTGTGCTATTTCTGGTTTAAATGGGAACAGTTTCCTTACTACACCAAACTGTCTTGGAAAGATGAGTGATACCCATAGTGTTTCGTTTAAACCtacctaaaacattttttatttttctgtaaagtaGGTATATTTGGGTAGTGAGAGGAGATTGCTTGTTCTATTTGTGAATGTCTGTTAAAGTTTCCAGCTAGTACTCtcttctttcctgtccttcctctctcccattAGCGCCATCACACACCTTATCTTCCCCCCAAAAGGGGAAAGAAATTGATTCTATTAGGTTCTTATTTTTCTAGCATGTGTAGTTGCTAGTGGTTTTGCTTACCACTTGCTCATCTACTTAGTGCATATAGGAACTTGCTTGTGGATTTATTTAGTAGTTCAAACAAAACAGTCATAATCTTGCATAATGAAATTTTGAAACCTGGCACATAgactggcatgtgtgtgtgtgcctttctTTTTAGGAGTCCTCCAATATAGAGCAATagtttagaaatgaaaagaaaatatatatttggaagtTTCCCTATAGGAATGTTGGTGGTTTTCCATGATTAGTAGTCTAGGTTTGTTGCATTTCCTGCAGGCTTTCTCCTGGGCTTCAGTGACCAGTAAAAACCTGCCTCCTAGTGGCACTGTTTCTTCCTCTGGAATTCCACCCCATGTTAAAGCACCAGTCTCACAGGTAACGATCTGTGAACACATTGGATTGTATCCTTGTTACATTGCCAATTGCTTatctttttcatacttttaaaaatgagtcaatcagaaataattaattaaatatacaaaaaaaattgtattaaatgtCAGTTGCACCCACTTTAAATGCCAGATCTCCATTCATCATCTACATAGGTGGTATTTGGGGGTATGGGTGTGTGAAATACAGATTTAGTTAGTTTTAACAATATATATTGTCATTTAAAAGCCTtcttaaaataaccaaaaaactcctttttataagtttaaaatgtcatttagcAAAAATATTAGGGAAGAAATTTGAAAGCCACGAAGTAGTATGGCATTATAAAgaatcattgttttttttttgttttgtttttttttaaacagaaagctaaaaacaaaaatgcactGCCTAAGCTCTCAGTCTGTAAGTGGTTCATACTGTTTAATTGAAGCCTGTACCAACTTATGACTGTAGTGTTCACCTTAACTGATCATTCTAGTATTCTGCCTTTTGTCTGTTTGTCATCTTACCCACCTCAGAGCtttcaaaaacattgaaaaataaagacactgGCTACCTAATGTGTTCATTAGACATACTTTAGAGTTAACCAAATTCTAAAGTAAATAGGCACAGTTAAAGGGTGTCCAGTACTTCTACATTTTGAGTCAAGCTTCATTCCAGTAtaaaatttacatgtaaaatgGTTAGTGCACATAAAATTGTGTTTTTACACCTCTTTTTGTGCTCTGAACATTGAAACTGTGAGATTTCAAAAGTAGCTAGTAATTATTAGGCAGTCTACCTGGTCTTGGTACACATAATTAGCTATGTAATAGAATACATGGCCTTgtggtagctttttttttttttttccagctagaTATTCAGGAAATACTGAGTAATTACCTCAGATCACAAACTAGAAGTCTGtcttaatgaagaaaattaatttgcCAAGTACTGATTGTACTTTTCTACCCATTTGAAGATTCAATAAgtgattttctgaattttcttttggaATTCTTAGTTTCTTACCAGATTTGTGTTTAGAATCTTTTGTATTATTACTTGAATTTCAGAGAGTTGgctacatttattttaaacttactgCTAGTTAAAAGTTAGAGTAACTAATGCCTATTACGCCTTTAGTATGGCACCACACATTGTGCAAAGCACTTATTTATTCTTACCTAGTCCCTGTAGGGACTAATTATTCCTGTTTCACAGACAAGTAAATTGAGACCTTGAGTACTTCACTGAAGGTCAGACagctatataaataaaatagtaggGCTTCGAATTCATGCAGTTAGATACCCATTCAAGCCTGTAGGTTTCTTCAGCCCTTGGAGGGTAATGTATCTCTGTTTACATCAAAGAAGAAGAGTGTTTACATCAAAGAAGAGAAGTGCTATATCTAAGTCATGTCTATATGTTACATTACATTAGATCCTAGCCTCTTgtctagagaaataaaattttaagttgaaaaaaaaggTAAGAGACTGGATTGTGTTTTAATAACCTATCCTTattaagacaaaattttaaacatttataatttaaactttaaaatactttctgaTCTGAAGCTGTATAAGAATGGATTCATAATTGTTTTCCTCTTGATTTAATAAACCGTTCAGTTTTGTCACTTTGGTATAGTATCCATTTCCTTAACATTTTGAGCATAGATTATTaataaaaggcttcccaggtggtgctagtaataaagaacccgcctgccaatgcaggagacataagagacgcgggtttgatccctgggtcagcaagatcctttggaggaggaaatggcaaccaactccagtattcttgcgtgaagaatgccatggacagaggagcctggtgggtcccagtccatagggttgcaaaaagtcggatatgactgaagcgacttagcacacattaaTAGAAGGAGAATTAAATCTAATTCCAAAGTATTGGTAGGCATTAATTTAGaagtagttcatttattttcttggcagATTTGTTGGAAGTGGATTAGTTCATTTAAGTAGCTTTTGTTTGGTTGAAGTACACATTAGTTGTGGTTTTACCTGCTGTTACTGAGTTGATTgatggtttcatttttatttcatattatgtTTGCTTTCATTTGTGGCATTTGTCATGTGAGCACACTTTCTGGTTGCGTGGAATTAATTTTCAGGCCCTGAAGGTTTTACATGGTTGTCTTAGTTACTTTATCTCCTTGGAGCAAGAAGTTTTCATGAAATTAATCCTGAAGAATTGTAAGTGCAAAGCTGGCTTAATTGACATATATTGaaagaaatattgataaaatttttTTGTCTCACATTTTTCTTGTACTGGCATCATCAAGTATCTAAAAAGTTGCTAAATTCTTGTATGGGTTATTTGTAAGATGTTGAAACTTATTTAAActtgtgtttttaatattaaatccTTAAAGGATGataacttttttgttttgctactttatttttgtttcattaatcttttgaaaagaatctgaatcatTCAGctagaattctttttcttggattgaaTGAATTGAGGTTTTTctagatatttaaatttaaaagtgtgATTTGCTATTTTTGTTCCTTAAGTACTAGCTTCATCAAACTTTAGAAAATATCTGTTCTTTAATAAGGTTTTATATTCATACTGTTTGAGTTGTGCTTTTAGGCCCTGCCCTCCTCAGTTGAAATTTCTAAATAGCTGCCTTTTCCAGGCATCACATTTTCCGTCAAATTATTATGTAGTCTTAAATTCTAAATACAGATAGCAGTGGTCTCGGGGCTGTAGTGTTGGTTCCCTGGTCAGGCTAGAACATTTTCCTACATGTTTTGAATTAGAGAACcagatataatttaattttaaatgaaccaTTAGTTACTGAACATCTGTGTCTAATAGCACTGTACTTGGTACTTTTTCTGGTGTAGAAATAAGATATAGTCCTTGTAGGAATAAGTacacataaataatttaaatacctGAAAGAGTTAgacattgaaaatttttttttagctagCAAAATTCTAGAACATGGGAAACAACTTCATTTTGAGAGAAATAGGAAAtctagaagaaaaataacttgagTGAGACAGGCAAATTTATTAAAGACTGCTAGGATAGGAGATATATGCCTTTTGGTTACAGCAGATGAAactataaattgtttttaaaagaaacatagcTCTTTGTATCAAAATTTGTCCTTGCAAATTATAGTATCCTAGTTATATAAACTGAAAGAGTTTGAGCCACTTTTGGGCTGAGGTACTCAGAGGTGGTCAGCCATAAAGATAGCTAGTTTTTTGACTTGAGGACACATTCTCCATATTCCTGCTGAGTGTTTTCAGCATTCTTTGAAGGTGCatatgttttctctcttccttggATCATAAGTATTTGGGTAATAGACTGCCTGAAGACATTGGAAATACTGAAAATGCCATGTATGAAGGAAAAGGTAATAGATGTAgctgtcattttgtttttaatatagttatTTAATTACATGTGTTTCATTTAGCAGTTAGCAGAAACTTTTGGAGGGTAACTTAAAATGATCTATTACTGCTCCTGCCACACCCAAGAAACAGTTAAGAAACATTGTTGGGGTCAGTCCATAAATGCATCTCTCTCTTGTAAGGAAGAACAGGAAGCTAAAGGACTTCTTGGACTGTTTGAGATGCTATAAACACGCTTCCTATATTGTTTTTTGTGTACATCTTAACTTTAAGGTAGTATTTTTAGGTGCCAGAGTAtactaaattttatattttgaattaccaaaatattgatttaaaaaattattcatgataTCGCTGAGCACTAAATTTGAAGGGCAGCAAACTAGATAATTAGAAGTATGTATCATATATTCTTGTCTTCCAAAGATAAagacagctttttattttatatatgtattcacATGAAATGGCTCATCttgaatttttttacttttgtagcAGTATCTTTTATACTGTCTCAATGTGGATGTaactttattgaaaaaatatgGTTGTAAAAATAACAGCTTATTATGAATTATAACCTAGagtgagaaaacaaaatttactcTACAGTCCTAGATTGGTACAgaatatctttataaaaatttatgtttCACATATGTAGgacatacattaaaaatattctagactTAAAATTACCATAATGCCTGCTGGTGACTTGGTGGTGTTGCTTTAGTTTGGTTGTTTTTCTCCTGTGGAATGTGTttctttataatgtatttttttcccttgtattttAGCCGAGAGTGGAAGCGAAACCAGAAGTTCAGTCTCAGCCACCTCGTGTGCGTGAACAACGACCTAGAGAACGACCTGGTTTCCCTCCTAGAGGACCAAGACCAGGTGAGTCAGCCCCTCCTATGATCTGCAGCAGTTAGAATGTGAAAAGTTAGAGAAAACTGAagtggaaaaatttttttaaattataatgtattttatatgcaAATCCTTTTAGTACCAAGTTGCTTAAGGCTAAGGTAACCTGATATATATACAGCCTGGGTAAAACAACTAACTTTGGGGGGGGAATTAGTTGACATGCCATAgagacatatattttaaaaataataagagaatttTGAGACACATTTTCTTTGGTTATTGTCACTGGTCCTAAGAATTCAAAACCGAGCTGCCAATAACCTATTCTCTTACTTAGCACTCTTATCTCTTCACAGATAAACAATAAGCACACCCtgattcttcttttttgattGTCTTAGGTATTAAGTAAGTTGCCATGATTTTTGACTTGTTTCCATTGTTAGCTAATATATGTAGAACCTCTATTTGAATTCTATAAATATGTTTAGATTGCTtttgggaggaggtgggagatagTATAcatcatattttagaaaatgtacttttaaaattaaataagtgtGTTATTAAACCAGAAGTTATGGGAGCTGGGGTTTATCCCAGCCTTGTCACTGAGTTTGTGATCTTGGGTAAGACCCTTAAATGATGACATTCTCTTAAACCATTCAGTTACTACACAAATTTTTTCTGTGTGATGCCTTTCTTTATATGCCTCATTCTGTTCCTTGTGTTAGTGTGAGGATCATAtaagattttatatatgtatatatgagcaCCCTAAGGTATATAAAAGGTTACATAAATGACATACTATTGCTGTTAAATTTACTGATTTGGCTATAATTTTATACAACAATCTTTTATACAGGATTAATTTGTGCACTTTAAAGtactaaacaaatatttagtaCAAACACATCTCACTATCTAAAATCAGTTTGGTGCCTGGGTGCAAGAGTTTGGTTAAGGAGGAATACTTGTACTGCTGATACTAGGCTTTCACATGATCAGACCAGTAGATCTAGAAGGAAGGGACTTTGGCAATCTAGTCAGTACCCTCAGTTAACACTTCAGTGTCTTGTTATTTTCTCACTAACCTACTAATAATAGGCAGTTCCACAACTCAAAGGAGCTTATTACCTTATTAAACTAAAACAAGAATATCAAGTGTTGGGGTTTTTAACTTTCATTGCTTTGAACTAGCTGTTTATTATATGACATTGTAAACTTTAATATCTGCTCTGTTCCTCTTCTCAGGCAGAGGAGATATTGAACAGAATGAATCTGACAACCGTAGAATAATTCGCTATCCAGATAGTCATCAACTCTTTGTTGGTAACTTGCCACATGATATTGATGAAAATGAACTAAAAGAGTTCTTCATGAGTAAGTGGTTTACTTTGCTTTATGGTAAAATtaagcaggaagtgaagagaattttttttctaatcataaGACTTATTCTTCTTGACTTTTATTTCAGAGAAAGCATTCTGTTGTTATAATCAGATTTTCACATAACATTATATTCCAGATAATTGACGGTAATGCCAAAAGTTTTGACAACTATTTTGATTTgctatagtttttaaatttttttttagacatatacatgtatccattctcactCAAGCTcctttcccatccaggctgccacataacattgagcagagttccatgtagctatacagtagatccttattggttatccattttaaatatagcagcatgtacatattgatcccaaactcccttaactatcccttcccttttatccccctcccccccaaaccataagttcgttctctatgagtctctttctgtttcataagtaagttcatttgtatcatttctttttagattctgtgtattatgtcatatgatatttcttcttctcagtctgacttcactcagtatggcaatctctaggtccacccatgtgcCTGcagatggaattatttcattctttttaatggctatggcagaaagtaaagaagaactaaagagcctcttgatgaaagtgaaagaggagagtgaaaaaggtggcttaaagcttaacattcagaaaactaagatcatggcatctggtcccatcacttcatgggaaatagatgggaaacattggaaacagtgtcactttagtttttggggctccaaaatcactgcagatggtgactgca is part of the Odocoileus virginianus isolate 20LAN1187 ecotype Illinois chromosome 29, Ovbor_1.2, whole genome shotgun sequence genome and harbors:
- the G3BP2 gene encoding ras GTPase-activating protein-binding protein 2 isoform X1, whose product is MVMEKPSPLLVGREFVRQYYTLLNKAPEYLHRFYGRNSSYVHGGVDASGKPQEAVYGQNDIHHKVLSLNFSECHTKIRHVDAHATLSDGVVVQVMGLLSNSGQPERKFMQTFVLAPEGSVPNKFYVHNDMFRYEDEVFGDSEPELDEESEDEVEEEQEERQPSPEPVQENANSAYYEAHPVTNGIEEPLEESSHEPEPEPESETKTEELKPPVEEKNLEELEEKSASPPPAEPVSLPQEPPKAFSWASVTSKNLPPSGTVSSSGIPPHVKAPVSQPRVEAKPEVQSQPPRVREQRPRERPGFPPRGPRPGRGDIEQNESDNRRIIRYPDSHQLFVGNLPHDIDENELKEFFMSFGNVVELRINTKGVGGKLPNFGFVVFDDSEPVQRILIAKPIMFRGEVRLNVEEKKTRAARERETRGGGDDRRDIRRSDRGPGGPRGIVGGGMMRDRDGRGPPPRGGMAQKLGSGRGAGQMEGRFTGQRR
- the G3BP2 gene encoding ras GTPase-activating protein-binding protein 2 isoform X2; its protein translation is MVMEKPSPLLVGREFVRQYYTLLNKAPEYLHRFYGRNSSYVHGGVDASGKPQEAVYGQNDIHHKVLSLNFSECHTKIRHVDAHATLSDGVVVQVMGLLSNSGQPERKFMQTFVLAPEGSVPNKFYVHNDMFRYEDEVFGDSEPELDEESEDEVEEEQEERQPSPEPVQENANSAYYEAHPVTNGIEEPLEESSHEPEPEPESETKTEELKPPVEEKNLEELEEKSASPPPAEPVSLPQEPPKPRVEAKPEVQSQPPRVREQRPRERPGFPPRGPRPGRGDIEQNESDNRRIIRYPDSHQLFVGNLPHDIDENELKEFFMSFGNVVELRINTKGVGGKLPNFGFVVFDDSEPVQRILIAKPIMFRGEVRLNVEEKKTRAARERETRGGGDDRRDIRRSDRGPGGPRGIVGGGMMRDRDGRGPPPRGGMAQKLGSGRGAGQMEGRFTGQRR